From Candidatus Pedobacter colombiensis, one genomic window encodes:
- a CDS encoding phosphoheptose isomerase, whose protein sequence is MSDQKKEIFNSVAQRLKIEGFNVVSRDETRPWGGFFVIDEEQAQQFANVYFDKLNVDELKISGKLSPKILIVAPGLRLSWQYHHRRAEIWRVVNGTVGVITSDTDVEGDVKKLAPGQIIKLKQGERHRLIGLDDWGIVAEIWQHTDPANPSDESDIVRVQDDFGR, encoded by the coding sequence ATGTCAGATCAGAAAAAAGAAATATTCAACAGTGTAGCACAACGTTTAAAAATCGAAGGTTTTAATGTTGTTAGTCGTGATGAAACCCGTCCTTGGGGTGGTTTTTTTGTAATCGATGAAGAACAAGCACAGCAGTTTGCTAATGTGTATTTTGATAAACTAAATGTTGACGAATTAAAAATATCAGGGAAACTGAGTCCAAAAATATTAATAGTTGCCCCAGGATTGAGACTTTCATGGCAATATCACCACCGCCGTGCAGAAATCTGGAGAGTGGTAAACGGAACTGTTGGGGTAATTACCAGTGATACAGACGTAGAAGGTGATGTAAAGAAGTTGGCACCAGGGCAAATTATTAAATTAAAGCAGGGCGAACGTCACCGCTTAATTGGTTTAGATGATTGGGGAATTGTTGCAGAAATATGGCAGCATACAGATCCTGCTAATCCTTCAGATGAGAGTGATATTGTTAGGGTTCAGGACGATTTTGGACGTTAA
- a CDS encoding BON domain-containing protein, whose protein sequence is MMKKMTAVLMILSIITATLTGCKSKPKDSDIKAAVETAIQANPIGNETTVSVEKGVVTLNGKVVNEGAKADLAQTTTAVIGVKSVINNLEVVSSPTVPVIVAADDALTAAVKDATKDFPTVQATVSDGIVTLKGEIQKANLQKLMMALQALKPKKVDNSQLVIK, encoded by the coding sequence ATGATGAAAAAAATGACTGCTGTCTTAATGATACTGAGCATTATCACAGCCACATTAACCGGTTGCAAAAGCAAACCAAAGGATTCAGATATAAAAGCTGCCGTTGAAACGGCCATTCAGGCAAATCCTATCGGTAACGAAACAACTGTATCTGTTGAAAAAGGTGTGGTTACGCTTAATGGAAAAGTTGTCAATGAAGGCGCTAAAGCAGATTTAGCCCAAACAACAACCGCTGTTATTGGTGTTAAATCTGTAATCAATAACCTTGAAGTTGTTTCTAGTCCAACTGTACCAGTAATTGTTGCTGCAGATGATGCTTTAACCGCAGCTGTTAAAGATGCGACTAAAGATTTCCCTACGGTTCAAGCAACTGTTTCTGACGGTATAGTTACCTTAAAAGGAGAAATCCAAAAAGCCAATCTTCAAAAACTAATGATGGCACTCCAGGCATTAAAACCTAAAAAGGTAGACAACAGTCAACTGGTAATCAAATAA
- a CDS encoding DNA topoisomerase IV subunit B encodes MAEPNYNEDSIRSLDWKEHIRLRPGMYIGKLGDGSAQDDGIYVLLKEIVDNSIDEFVMGSGRTIEITVSDQKVNVRDYGRGIPLGKVIDCVSKINTGGKYDSKAFQKSVGLNGVGTKAVNALSTNFTVQSYRDNKTKKVEFSKGEIVVDNGIIDTTQRNGTAITFYPDETIFRNYHYIPDFVESMIWNYVFLNAGLTINFNGQKYFSERGLYDLLHKNAGVDSIRYPIIHLVGNDIEIAMTHGQQYGEDYYSFVNGQHTTQGGTHQAAFREAVVKTVREFYKKEYDASDIRSSIIAAISVRVQEPVFESQTKTKLGSQNMGPDGPSVRTFINDFVKKELDDYLHKHADVADALLKRILQSERERKDIAGIKKLANDRAKKASLHNKKLRDCKVHFNSTHDKRYETTLFITEGDSASGSITKSRDVDCQAVFSLKGKPLNCYELTKKVVYENEEFNLLQHALNIEDGLDGLHYNNIVIATDADVDGMHIRLLMMTFFLQFFPDLVRSGHVYILQTPLFRVRNKKETIYCYSDEERKRAIEKLGNKPEITRFKGLGEISPDEFGLFIGKDIRLDPVILKDQTIKSLLEYYMGKNTPDRQQHIIKNLRIEKDEVNDLEITAKPNDTDEVENSLDVA; translated from the coding sequence ATGGCAGAACCGAATTATAACGAAGATAGTATACGCTCTCTCGACTGGAAGGAACACATTAGATTACGTCCCGGTATGTACATTGGAAAACTGGGCGACGGATCAGCTCAGGATGATGGGATCTATGTATTACTGAAAGAGATTGTCGACAACTCTATTGATGAGTTTGTAATGGGGTCTGGCCGTACGATAGAAATTACGGTTTCTGACCAGAAAGTAAATGTTCGTGATTATGGACGGGGTATCCCTTTAGGTAAAGTAATTGATTGTGTTTCCAAAATCAATACCGGAGGTAAATATGATAGCAAGGCCTTCCAGAAATCGGTAGGTTTAAATGGGGTAGGTACCAAGGCTGTAAATGCATTGTCTACAAACTTTACGGTACAGTCTTACCGGGATAACAAGACCAAAAAAGTTGAGTTCTCAAAAGGAGAGATCGTAGTAGATAATGGCATCATAGATACTACACAGCGGAATGGTACGGCCATTACTTTTTATCCTGATGAGACCATTTTTAGAAATTACCACTATATTCCAGATTTTGTAGAGAGTATGATCTGGAATTATGTGTTCCTGAATGCCGGTTTAACCATCAATTTTAACGGACAAAAATATTTCTCTGAAAGGGGGCTTTACGATCTGTTGCATAAAAATGCAGGCGTAGATAGTATTCGTTATCCGATTATTCACCTGGTAGGGAACGATATTGAGATTGCGATGACCCATGGTCAGCAGTATGGTGAAGATTACTATTCTTTCGTAAATGGTCAGCATACCACGCAGGGTGGAACACACCAGGCAGCTTTTAGAGAAGCTGTGGTGAAAACCGTCCGTGAATTTTATAAAAAGGAGTACGATGCATCAGACATCAGGTCATCCATCATTGCAGCCATTTCGGTACGTGTGCAGGAGCCTGTATTCGAATCGCAAACTAAAACCAAATTGGGTTCACAAAATATGGGCCCTGACGGACCATCTGTAAGGACTTTTATTAATGACTTTGTTAAGAAAGAACTGGACGATTATCTGCATAAACATGCTGATGTAGCCGATGCCTTGTTAAAAAGGATTCTACAATCTGAACGTGAGCGGAAAGATATTGCCGGTATAAAAAAACTAGCAAACGACAGAGCAAAAAAAGCTTCGTTGCACAATAAAAAACTAAGAGATTGCAAGGTTCATTTTAACAGTACCCATGATAAAAGGTATGAAACTACTCTATTCATTACTGAGGGTGATTCGGCTTCAGGCTCCATCACCAAGTCAAGAGATGTAGATTGCCAGGCAGTATTCAGTCTAAAAGGAAAGCCCTTAAACTGTTATGAACTGACCAAAAAGGTGGTATACGAGAATGAAGAATTTAACCTTTTACAACATGCCTTAAATATAGAAGATGGATTGGATGGCTTGCACTATAACAATATTGTAATTGCCACCGATGCCGATGTGGATGGTATGCACATCAGGTTGTTAATGATGACCTTCTTTTTGCAGTTCTTCCCGGATTTGGTTCGTTCCGGACACGTTTATATCTTGCAAACGCCTTTATTTAGAGTGCGTAATAAGAAAGAAACCATTTATTGTTACAGTGATGAGGAGCGTAAAAGAGCCATTGAAAAACTAGGAAATAAGCCTGAAATTACACGATTTAAAGGATTAGGTGAAATCTCTCCGGATGAATTTGGATTGTTCATTGGTAAAGACATCAGGCTTGATCCGGTGATTCTTAAAGATCAGACTATTAAAAGCCTCCTGGAATACTATATGGGTAAAAATACACCAGACCGGCAACAGCATATCATCAAAAATCTAAGAATAGAGAAAGATGAGGTGAATGATCTGGAAATAACAGCCAAACCTAATGATACAGATGAGGTTGAAAACTCTTTGGATGTGGCTTAA
- a CDS encoding flagellar motor protein MotB: MKGFVLVGTLSLFLLFQGCVSNKKYNELQTRYNEMQQDLSQKYQGCQQELAGSTSRVKGLEEQIAAQRQNVTSLQAALNKCLASSNQGNVNISKLVDEINSSNKYIQHLVNAKNRSDSLNMVLTNNLTRSLSREELSDVDVQVLKGVVYISLSDHMLYKSGSYEILPKAGETLSKIAKIIKDYRDYGVLIEGNTDNVPISQTNIRNNWDLSALRGSSVVQALQNTYGVDPKRLTAGGRGEYNPVASNNTDAGRALNRRTQIIITPKLDQFMDLIGKAPDTKNQ; this comes from the coding sequence ATGAAAGGTTTTGTTTTGGTAGGCACATTAAGCCTGTTTTTGTTATTTCAGGGATGTGTAAGTAATAAAAAGTATAATGAGCTGCAGACAAGGTATAATGAGATGCAGCAGGATTTAAGTCAAAAATATCAAGGTTGTCAGCAAGAACTAGCCGGTTCAACGTCTAGAGTTAAAGGTCTGGAAGAACAGATCGCTGCTCAAAGGCAAAATGTTACTTCTTTGCAGGCGGCTTTAAATAAATGTTTGGCATCATCTAACCAGGGAAATGTAAATATCTCTAAACTGGTGGATGAGATTAACTCTTCCAATAAATACATACAGCATCTTGTTAATGCAAAGAATAGAAGTGACTCATTAAATATGGTATTGACTAATAATCTTACCCGTTCTTTAAGTCGAGAGGAATTGAGCGATGTTGATGTTCAGGTGTTAAAAGGTGTGGTGTATATCTCCCTTTCAGATCATATGCTTTATAAATCAGGGAGCTATGAAATACTGCCTAAAGCAGGTGAAACGCTAAGTAAGATTGCAAAAATCATTAAAGATTACCGGGATTACGGTGTTTTAATTGAAGGAAATACGGATAACGTACCAATTTCTCAAACCAATATACGTAATAACTGGGATTTAAGTGCACTAAGGGGGTCTTCTGTAGTGCAGGCTTTGCAAAATACCTATGGTGTTGATCCAAAGCGGTTAACGGCAGGAGGACGAGGGGAATATAATCCTGTAGCAAGTAATAATACAGATGCGGGGAGAGCATTAAACAGAAGAACTCAAATTATTATCACGCCAAAATTAGATCAGTTTATGGATCTGATTGGTAAAGCTCCGGATACAAAGAATCAGTAA
- a CDS encoding ATP-binding protein, which translates to MNALKRNVTELVKLKEDYSKVDSCIYTLYQAENNSRLYAVTADREYIKKFSLQIQKVSTFLSELNINVDDNVLTPDFKRLIKQKKLKTESYLKLRKLTDSLVIGFSQLGLVEREVEGKIEIPVAKKQVKTVTSFDTIKHQPLPERKFFGRLADAFSGKKKKKDTSLTIIKTEKNIVVNQDVRSFNKQQLKKIEEYYKRLYASANKLKNDEKAILMLNSKLVTEIISILQSFKKDEIGYVMETRTLLSAKLLTEIKELDWITMINVLLLVSLVIIILYNIIKLYKNEKVLIMLGKRASQDSHSKSRFLANMSHEIRTPLNSVVGFSEQLSKSDLTNEQTRQVDAIRNSSEMLLALVNEILDFSKYEVGKINLENTPFHPENEIMEVFNSMNVLAVNKNLLLENKVSLEKDVCLLGDRLRLKQLVMNLLTNAIKFTSSGKVILKVNLVVHGKKHGILKVHVEDTGIGIAAEDLEFIFDEFAQVYSTTKQGTGLGLAICKKIVELQGGKIDVSSVPGKGSVFSFEIPYEITKVKEEEVVVQATEAPLTGKLTGKHILLVDDNKMNILLAQTVLKKWEMRFDCAYDGKEALELFKKNHYDLILTDIQMPIMGGVELTHEVRYNGDFAKSRIPILGITAHVLQEDRDAYLKAGMNDLVLKPFLEQELIDKITKYI; encoded by the coding sequence ATGAATGCATTGAAACGCAATGTTACTGAGCTGGTTAAGCTTAAGGAAGATTATTCAAAAGTAGACAGCTGTATCTATACGCTATATCAGGCAGAAAATAATTCACGTTTGTATGCGGTCACGGCTGATCGGGAGTATATTAAGAAATTCTCTTTGCAAATTCAAAAAGTGTCTACCTTTTTAAGTGAACTCAATATCAATGTTGATGATAATGTGCTAACTCCCGATTTTAAGCGGCTGATTAAACAAAAGAAGCTAAAGACTGAAAGCTATTTAAAGCTAAGAAAACTGACTGACAGTTTGGTAATTGGTTTCTCGCAGTTGGGCCTTGTGGAAAGGGAAGTAGAGGGTAAAATTGAAATTCCGGTAGCAAAGAAGCAGGTTAAAACAGTGACTAGTTTTGATACCATTAAACATCAGCCCCTTCCGGAGAGAAAATTCTTTGGACGTCTTGCAGATGCCTTTTCCGGGAAAAAGAAAAAGAAGGATACTTCTCTTACTATTATTAAAACAGAAAAGAATATAGTTGTAAATCAGGATGTAAGAAGTTTTAATAAACAGCAGCTTAAAAAAATAGAAGAATATTATAAGCGGTTGTATGCTAGTGCTAATAAGTTAAAAAATGATGAAAAGGCGATCCTGATGCTAAATAGTAAATTGGTAACGGAGATCATTTCTATATTACAAAGCTTTAAAAAGGATGAGATTGGTTACGTTATGGAAACCAGAACCTTGCTTAGTGCTAAGCTACTTACAGAAATTAAGGAGCTGGATTGGATTACAATGATAAATGTACTATTGCTGGTTAGTCTGGTTATCATTATCCTCTATAATATCATTAAACTATATAAAAATGAAAAGGTACTCATCATGTTGGGTAAACGCGCTTCGCAGGATTCCCATTCAAAAAGTCGTTTTCTAGCAAATATGAGTCACGAGATACGCACACCGCTCAATTCGGTAGTTGGTTTCTCAGAACAGTTGAGTAAAAGTGACCTGACCAATGAACAAACCCGTCAGGTTGATGCCATCCGTAATTCATCTGAGATGTTGCTGGCATTGGTAAATGAAATTCTCGACTTCTCTAAATATGAAGTTGGAAAAATAAATCTTGAAAATACACCTTTCCATCCTGAAAATGAAATCATGGAAGTGTTTAACAGTATGAACGTATTGGCGGTCAATAAAAATCTTTTATTGGAAAACAAAGTATCCTTAGAAAAAGATGTTTGTTTACTAGGCGATCGTTTACGGTTAAAACAGTTGGTGATGAACTTATTAACCAATGCCATTAAATTTACTTCAAGTGGTAAGGTAATCTTAAAAGTTAATCTGGTTGTTCATGGGAAAAAGCATGGGATTTTAAAAGTCCATGTTGAGGATACCGGGATTGGGATTGCTGCTGAGGATCTGGAGTTTATTTTTGATGAATTTGCGCAGGTATATTCCACGACCAAGCAGGGAACGGGCTTAGGTTTGGCTATCTGTAAAAAAATAGTAGAGCTGCAGGGGGGTAAAATTGATGTGAGTAGCGTTCCTGGAAAGGGCTCTGTATTCAGTTTTGAGATTCCTTATGAAATTACTAAGGTAAAGGAAGAAGAGGTCGTGGTACAGGCAACGGAAGCGCCCCTTACGGGAAAGCTGACCGGAAAGCATATTTTATTGGTAGATGACAATAAGATGAATATATTGCTTGCCCAAACGGTACTGAAAAAATGGGAAATGCGGTTCGATTGTGCTTATGATGGTAAAGAGGCACTTGAGCTGTTTAAAAAGAATCATTACGATCTTATTCTGACCGATATTCAAATGCCAATAATGGGGGGGGTAGAGCTGACCCACGAGGTAAGGTATAATGGTGATTTCGCCAAATCCAGAATCCCGATTTTAGGAATAACTGCCCATGTATTACAAGAAGATAGGGATGCTTATTTAAAGGCCGGGATGAATGATCTGGTATTAAAGCCCTTCCTTGAACAGGAACTTATTGATAAAATTACTAAATATATATAG
- a CDS encoding DEAD/DEAH box helicase translates to MLFNELNLIEPILNALQAEGYTRPTPIQEQSIPSILQGRDLLGCAQTGTGKTAAFAIPMLQLLSKPHTNTKVHKTIKALILTPTRELAIQIEESFKAYGRNLPLKHLVIFGGVGQKAQTDALHRGVDILVATPGRLLDLMNQGFVNLKDIEIFVLDEADRMLDMGFIHDVKKVIAKLPAKRQTLFFSATMPKEIQSLANTILTDPIKVEVTPVSSTAEKIQQQIFFVEKNDKKGLLLHILKDKTIETALVFARTKHGSDRIVKDLVKVGIKAEAIHGNKSQNARQRALTNFKAKTTRILVATDIAARGIDVDELAHVINYELPNIPETYVHRIGRTGRAGLSGTAFSFCDPEEKEFLDDIEKLIGLKIPVTEDHPYAMSWQSLMSGAAAAKSKGKAKPSRGARPERGARPERTERQPNLSGAKKTPNGGNRRWSKK, encoded by the coding sequence TTGTTATTCAACGAATTAAATCTGATTGAGCCTATTTTAAATGCGCTGCAAGCAGAAGGTTATACACGACCTACCCCCATACAAGAACAATCCATTCCATCTATATTACAAGGCAGAGATTTATTAGGCTGCGCACAAACAGGAACAGGTAAAACTGCTGCTTTTGCCATCCCTATGCTGCAGTTGTTAAGTAAACCACATACCAATACGAAAGTTCATAAAACCATCAAGGCACTGATATTAACACCAACCCGTGAGCTGGCCATTCAAATTGAAGAGAGTTTTAAAGCTTATGGCAGAAACCTTCCATTAAAACATTTGGTAATCTTTGGTGGTGTTGGACAAAAAGCACAAACTGATGCACTACACCGAGGTGTTGATATTTTGGTTGCTACTCCAGGCCGGTTATTAGACCTGATGAACCAAGGCTTTGTAAACCTGAAAGATATCGAAATCTTTGTTTTGGATGAAGCCGACAGGATGCTCGACATGGGTTTTATCCATGATGTAAAAAAAGTAATTGCCAAATTACCTGCTAAGCGACAAACTTTATTTTTCTCGGCTACGATGCCTAAAGAAATACAGTCATTAGCAAATACCATCCTAACCGATCCGATTAAAGTAGAGGTAACGCCGGTATCCTCTACCGCAGAAAAGATCCAGCAACAGATCTTCTTTGTAGAGAAGAATGATAAAAAAGGTTTATTACTTCACATTTTAAAAGATAAAACCATAGAAACGGCATTGGTCTTTGCCCGTACTAAACATGGATCAGACCGCATTGTTAAGGATCTGGTTAAAGTTGGGATAAAAGCAGAAGCCATACATGGAAATAAATCGCAAAATGCCAGACAAAGGGCATTAACTAATTTTAAAGCAAAGACAACACGGATTTTAGTCGCCACTGACATTGCGGCCCGTGGTATTGATGTGGATGAACTGGCCCATGTAATCAATTACGAATTGCCAAACATTCCGGAAACTTATGTACACCGTATAGGTCGTACTGGTCGCGCAGGATTAAGCGGTACTGCTTTTTCATTTTGTGATCCAGAAGAAAAGGAATTCTTAGACGACATTGAAAAATTGATTGGTTTAAAGATTCCGGTAACGGAAGACCATCCTTATGCGATGAGCTGGCAAAGCCTAATGTCCGGTGCAGCAGCTGCAAAGTCTAAAGGCAAAGCAAAACCTTCCAGAGGTGCACGCCCCGAAAGAGGCGCTCGTCCGGAAAGAACCGAACGTCAGCCTAATCTGAGTGGAGCAAAGAAAACTCCTAATGGCGGAAACAGAAGGTGGTCAAAGAAATAA
- a CDS encoding acyl-CoA desaturase: MIILTFFLLHWFLSLFSQTFFLHRYASHKMFKMNPFWEKFFYLITFLSQGSSFLNPRAYAILHRMHHAFSDTEKDPHSPHFVKDVWGMMIQTKNIYLNYSKYNVEPEEQFRDNYPSWPIIDKIGDSWITRVVFISFYVWFYVTFATTWWVFLLLPIHFLMGPIHGAIVNWCGHKYGYSNHDNNDHSKNSLPLDFLMLGELFQNNHHKKPNNPNFASRWFEFDPTYPVMKMMHWMRIIKIRKIN; this comes from the coding sequence ATGATTATTTTAACCTTTTTCCTTTTACATTGGTTCCTGTCCCTTTTTTCTCAAACTTTCTTTTTACACCGATATGCCTCGCATAAAATGTTTAAAATGAACCCTTTTTGGGAGAAGTTTTTTTATCTGATTACGTTTTTATCTCAAGGTTCATCTTTTTTAAATCCTCGTGCTTACGCCATATTACACCGGATGCACCATGCATTTAGTGACACAGAAAAAGATCCTCATTCTCCGCATTTTGTAAAGGATGTATGGGGTATGATGATTCAGACCAAGAATATTTATTTAAATTACTCCAAATATAATGTTGAACCTGAAGAGCAGTTTAGAGACAATTACCCATCATGGCCGATTATTGATAAAATTGGAGATTCCTGGATTACACGGGTCGTTTTTATTAGCTTTTATGTGTGGTTCTATGTAACTTTTGCTACCACATGGTGGGTGTTTTTATTATTGCCAATCCATTTTTTAATGGGACCAATTCATGGTGCAATTGTAAACTGGTGCGGTCATAAATATGGTTATTCCAACCATGATAACAATGATCATAGTAAAAATTCTTTGCCTCTTGATTTTTTAATGTTAGGCGAGTTATTTCAGAATAACCATCATAAAAAACCAAACAACCCAAATTTTGCATCTCGCTGGTTTGAGTTTGACCCTACCTATCCGGTGATGAAAATGATGCACTGGATGCGGATTATCAAAATAAGAAAGATAAATTAA
- a CDS encoding YihY/virulence factor BrkB family protein, translating to MTFLKKVKHFAKATAHLFIAAGKGFMEDRVMKLSAALAYYTIFSLTPLIIIVISAASLFLGNIPDSDNTSINPRKELFSEITELVGPNAAAQLQTFVTNANTTGKSTMGLIIGIVTLVVGATAIFIEIQDSINLIWNVKAVPKKGWKKLIINRLLSFSLIVSLGFLLLVSLIINSIVVAIGDKLGYLISSSKIAKYFPVVDHTTTLLIDILNNAITLAAVTAVFTIIFKVLPDVILKWKPAIIGALFTALLFSLGKFIIGIYIEKGNPGSAFGAASSLIVILLWIYYTAIILYFGAEFTQAYAERYSKGIIPNKYAVHTKVVMVEKNVDTLPPKHPEDTKI from the coding sequence AAAGTTAAGCACTTTGCTAAAGCAACAGCCCATTTATTTATAGCTGCAGGAAAGGGTTTTATGGAAGACCGTGTGATGAAGCTAAGTGCTGCCCTCGCCTATTATACTATTTTTTCGCTTACGCCACTTATCATCATTGTCATTTCGGCCGCCAGTCTGTTTTTAGGTAATATTCCTGATTCGGATAATACATCCATCAATCCCAGAAAAGAACTTTTCTCAGAAATCACCGAACTGGTAGGTCCAAATGCCGCAGCTCAGTTGCAAACTTTTGTAACGAATGCCAACACCACCGGAAAGAGCACTATGGGACTAATTATTGGTATAGTTACGCTTGTAGTTGGCGCCACGGCTATCTTCATTGAAATTCAGGATAGCATCAACCTGATCTGGAATGTAAAGGCCGTTCCAAAAAAAGGATGGAAAAAGCTGATCATCAACAGGCTTCTATCTTTCTCCCTAATTGTCTCTTTGGGCTTTCTGCTATTGGTTTCCCTGATCATCAACAGTATTGTAGTTGCTATTGGTGATAAACTTGGCTATCTAATTTCTTCCAGTAAAATTGCCAAATACTTTCCCGTTGTTGATCATACCACCACATTATTAATTGACATATTAAACAATGCCATAACGCTCGCTGCTGTAACCGCTGTATTTACCATTATTTTCAAGGTATTACCCGATGTAATATTAAAATGGAAGCCAGCAATTATAGGTGCTTTATTCACTGCATTGCTATTTAGTTTAGGCAAATTCATAATCGGAATTTATATTGAAAAAGGCAATCCAGGCTCTGCATTTGGAGCCGCAAGTTCCTTAATCGTAATCCTGCTTTGGATTTATTACACCGCCATCATTCTTTATTTCGGTGCTGAATTTACACAAGCCTATGCCGAACGTTATTCAAAAGGGATTATCCCCAATAAATACGCTGTGCACACCAAGGTGGTTATGGTAGAAAAAAATGTAGATACATTGCCGCCAAAGCACCCGGAAGACACTAAGATATAA
- a CDS encoding sigma-70 family RNA polymerase sigma factor, with the protein MRQLKIAQSITNRNEDGISRYLVEIAQIDLLRQGEEAILAVKVKNGDQFALEKMIKTNLRFVVSVAKQYQNNGLSLCDLISEGNIGLIKAAKRFDPTKGFKFISFAVYWIRQCIIQAISEQKRTVKLSGNQIYDMGRVSKASIKLEQMLERTPTLTELAEVLGLSEEKIADVLYNGGISVSVEVKSNAYSELSLLDTLVNTNSICPSAQLFKESLSKDLIRAIDTLPEKQRVVLKYCYGIDNFPELTHDDIAYKIGLTAERVRQLKCKGIESLKTICQLSCMTDYFG; encoded by the coding sequence ATGAGACAATTAAAAATAGCGCAAAGTATAACAAATCGTAATGAAGATGGTATTTCCAGATACCTGGTTGAAATTGCCCAAATTGACTTACTTCGACAGGGGGAAGAGGCAATTCTGGCTGTAAAGGTCAAAAATGGCGATCAGTTTGCTTTGGAAAAAATGATCAAAACAAACCTTCGTTTTGTGGTTTCAGTGGCAAAACAATATCAAAACAATGGGTTGAGCCTTTGTGACTTGATCAGTGAAGGAAATATAGGATTAATAAAAGCTGCAAAACGGTTTGATCCTACCAAAGGCTTCAAATTTATTTCATTTGCGGTGTATTGGATAAGGCAGTGTATCATTCAGGCCATATCTGAGCAAAAGCGGACTGTAAAGCTTTCTGGCAATCAGATTTATGATATGGGCAGGGTCTCGAAAGCTTCAATTAAGCTCGAGCAAATGTTGGAGCGGACACCAACGTTAACAGAACTTGCTGAAGTCCTTGGATTGTCGGAAGAAAAGATTGCTGATGTCTTGTACAATGGTGGCATATCCGTTTCTGTAGAGGTGAAATCAAATGCATATTCTGAATTGTCACTTCTGGATACGTTGGTCAATACAAATTCCATCTGCCCTAGTGCTCAGTTGTTTAAGGAGTCCCTGTCAAAAGATTTGATCAGGGCTATAGATACATTGCCTGAAAAGCAAAGAGTGGTTTTAAAATATTGCTATGGTATTGATAACTTTCCTGAGTTAACACATGATGATATTGCTTATAAAATAGGTTTAACCGCCGAGCGTGTAAGGCAGTTGAAGTGCAAAGGAATTGAATCGTTAAAAACGATTTGCCAGTTGAGCTGTATGACAGACTATTTTGGCTGA
- a CDS encoding SH3 domain-containing protein, which produces MALQEKYKELIDTATTAGVSNLNVREQDGVLYIDGSTSGTVKQQLWDTYERLDPNYASGDLVMNINSVAGVIEGDKLKVTTNSSNLNIRKGPSTDDDIVGKAARNEVVTLVSKANDQWWLVKTDQGEEGYSYTQYLTPLT; this is translated from the coding sequence ATGGCCTTACAAGAAAAATATAAAGAACTGATAGACACTGCAACTACAGCCGGTGTAAGTAATTTAAATGTACGTGAGCAAGATGGCGTATTATATATTGATGGTTCAACCAGCGGTACTGTAAAACAACAACTCTGGGATACTTACGAGCGTCTTGATCCAAATTATGCATCTGGCGACCTGGTGATGAATATCAACAGTGTAGCGGGTGTTATAGAAGGTGATAAGCTTAAAGTAACTACCAACAGCTCTAACCTTAACATCCGAAAAGGACCAAGTACCGACGATGATATCGTAGGAAAAGCTGCCAGAAATGAAGTCGTAACGCTAGTAAGCAAAGCCAACGATCAATGGTGGTTGGTTAAAACAGATCAAGGAGAAGAGGGATACTCTTACACGCAATATCTAACTCCGCTGACATAG